The genomic interval TACCTGACGCCGGAGTCGGTCGTCGCCTACATCGAGAAGCGCGGCCTGTATGGCGAAGTCGGTCGGGCATGACGCCAGTCAGCTACGACGACGCCGTGTTGGCTGTTGAGGCTCGGCTCGGCCACAAGGCTGCAAAGCACTGCAAGCGAGTGGCTGCCACCGCGGCGCAGCTGGCTGGCGGGTACGGCGTCGACGTCGAAGCTGCTCGGCTCGCTGGGTTGCTGCACGACTGGGACCGCGAGACGCCGGCTGAGACGCTGCTGGCGACCGCTGGCAACGATGGGCTTGCGGTCAGCGACGCGGATGCCGCCAACCCGCACCTGCTGCACGCTCGAACCGGGGCGATTGCGGTGCGCGAAGCGTTCCCCAGCCTTCCCGCAGATGTCACGCAGGCCATCTCTCGGCACACTCTGG from Coriobacteriia bacterium carries:
- the yqeK gene encoding bis(5'-nucleosyl)-tetraphosphatase (symmetrical) YqeK — encoded protein: MTPVSYDDAVLAVEARLGHKAAKHCKRVAATAAQLAGGYGVDVEAARLAGLLHDWDRETPAETLLATAGNDGLAVSDADAANPHLLHARTGAIAVREAFPSLPADVTQAISRHTLGAPGMTPLDMIVYLADMIEPHRDFEGVERLRDAVGIVSLPELFALGYQRSVRYLVDARKRIHPDTVAVWNALVAGDPS